One part of the Symphalangus syndactylus isolate Jambi chromosome 1, NHGRI_mSymSyn1-v2.1_pri, whole genome shotgun sequence genome encodes these proteins:
- the CCR8 gene encoding C-C chemokine receptor type 8, translated as MDYTLDPSVTTMTDYYYPGISSSPCDSELTQRNGKLLLAVFYCLLFVFSLLGNSLVILVLVVCKKLRSITDVYLLNLALSDLLFVFSFPFQTYYQLDQWVFGTVMCKVVSGFYYIGFYSSMFFITLMSVDRYLAVVHAAYALKVRTIRMGTTLSLAVWLTAIMATIPLLVFYQVDSEDGVLQCYSFYNQQTLKWKIFTNFEMNILGLLIPFTIFMFCYIKILHQLKKCQNHNKTKAIRLVLIVVIASLLFWVPFNVVLFLTCLHSMHILDGCSISQQLTYATHVTEIISFTHCCVNPVIYAFVGEKFKKHLSEIFQKSCSHIFIYLGRQMPREGCEKSSSCQQHSSRSSSIDYIL; from the coding sequence ATGGATTATACACTTGACCCCAGTGTGACAACAATGACCGACTACTACTACCCTGGTATCTCCTCAAGCCCCTGTGATTCGGAACTTACTCAGAGAAATGGCAAGTTGCTCCTTGCTGTCTTTTATTGCCTCCTGTTTGTGTTCAGTCTTCTGGGAAACAGCCTGGTCATCCTGGTCCTTGTGGTCTGCAAGAAGCTGAGGAGCATCACAGATGTATACCTCTTGAACCTGGCCCTGTCTGACCTGCTTTTtgtcttctccttcccctttcaGACCTACTATCAGCTAGATCAGTGGGTGTTTGGGACTGTAATGTGCAAAGTGGTGtctggcttttattacattggcTTCTACAGTAGCATGTTTTTCATCACCCTCATGAGTGTGGACAGGTACCTGGCTGTTGTCCATGCCGCGTATGCCCTAAAGGTGAGGACGATCAGGATGGGCACAACCCTGAGCCTGGCAGTATGGCTAACCGCCATTATGGCTACCATCCCATTGCTAGTGTTTTACCAAGTGGACTCTGAAGATGGTGTTCTACAGTGTTATTCATTTTACAATCAACAGACTTTGAAGTGGAAGATCTTCACCAACTTCGAAATGAACATTTTAGGCTTGTTGATCCCATTCACCATCTTTATGTTCTGCTACATTAAAATCCTGCATCAGCTGAAGAAGtgtcaaaaccacaacaagaccAAGGCCATCAGGTTGGTGCTCATTGTGGTCATTGCATCTTTACTTTTCTGGGTCCCATTCAACGTGGTTCTTTTCCTCACTTGCTTGCACAGTATGCACATCTTGGATGGATGTAGCATAAGCCAGCAGCTGACTTATGCCACCCATGTCACAGAGATCATTTCCTTTACTCACTGCTGTGTGAACCCTGTTATCTATGCTTTTGTGGGGGAGAAGTTCAAGAAACACCTCtcagaaatatttcagaaaagttGCAGCCATATCTTCATCTACCTAGGAAGACAAATGCCTAGGGAGGGCTGTGAAAAGTCATCATCCTGCCAGCAGCACTCCTCCCGTTCCTCCAGCATAGACTACATTTTGTGA